In Lutra lutra chromosome 5, mLutLut1.2, whole genome shotgun sequence, a single genomic region encodes these proteins:
- the LOC125100798 gene encoding olfactory receptor 2AJ1 — MMGQENHSFTGDFILLGLFSSSQSSLVFCSLIVIIFIMTITENTIMILLILRDSRLHTPMYFLLSHLSFMDILHISNIVPKMVSDFLSGSRTISFASCGFQVFLSLTLLGGECLLLAAMSYDRYVAICHPLHYPILMSDYVRILMAGGSWLVGTVNSTVHTAYALHFPFCSSRAIDHFFCEVPAMLKLSCVDTTLYEQGVYVSGLIFLLIPFSLIFASYVQILLSVLQMKSSEARKKSFSTCSFHMIVVTMYYGPFIFTYMRPKSYHTPGQDKYLAIFYTILTPTLNPIIYSFRNKDVLEAMKNMLKGKFLH; from the coding sequence ATGATGGGGCAAGAGAATCACAGTTTCACCGGTGATTTCATTCTCCTAggactcttttcttcttcccaatcAAGTCTAGTTTTCTGCTCCCttatagtcattatttttattatgactaTTACGGAAAACACAATCATGATCCTCCTTATCCTCAGGGACTCAAGACTCCACACTCCAATGTATTTCCTGCTCAGCCATCTGTCTTTCATGGACATCTTGCATATTTCTAACATTGTTCCCAAAATGGTCTCTGACTTCCTGTCAGGCAGCAGAACTATTTCATTTGCAAGTTGTGGCTTCCAGGTATTTCTGTCCCTCACCCTCCTAGGTGGTGAGTGTCTTCTCCTGGCAGCAATGTCTTATGACCGCTATGTAGCCATCTGCCATCCACTGCACTATCCCATTCTTATGAGTGACTATGTCCGCATCCTCATGGCTGGAGGGTCCTGGCTGGTTGGGACTGTCAACTCCACAGTCCACACAGCTTATGCCCTCCACTTTCCCTTCTGCAGCTCAAGAGCCATTGACCACTTTTTCTGTGAGGTCCCTGCCATGTTGAAGTTGTCCTGTGTGGACACAACCCTGTATGAACAAGGAGTTTATGTAAGTGGCTTAATTTTTCTCCTCATCCCTTTTTCCCTAATCTTTGCTTCTTATGTCCAAATCCTCCTCAGTGTTCTTCAAATGAAATCATCAGAAGCACGGAAAAAGTCATTTTCTACCTGTTCTTTCCACATGATTGTGGTCACAATGTACTATGGGCCATTTATTTTCACATACATGAGACCCAAATCATACCACACTCCAGGCCAGGACAAGTATTTGGCAATATTCTACACCATCCTCACACCCACACTGAACCCTATCATCTACAGCTTTAGGAATAAAGACGTTCTGGAGGCAATGAAAAATATGCTCAAAGGTAAGTTTCTCCATTAA